The following proteins are encoded in a genomic region of Hydra vulgaris chromosome 05, alternate assembly HydraT2T_AEP:
- the LOC136080455 gene encoding uncharacterized protein LOC136080455 encodes MSQKTGRKCDMIWLKYTRVTVPERKGCRAVCNACRKEMEGQIQRMHEHIKKCKQSQPHEIMDSIEDQQLLEGNSPSTSQQQMKRFQPNSTSADKYLKIDKFFTQTSLKEKDLFDLQLGRFIYSTNSSFRTVEHKEFKKFINMLHPGYTLPNRTQIGGEILDRVYTEEIEKCNVLNGKIVAMSLDGWSNEPIVCISVITDKINILVETINTSGHSHTGEYLTQLAKEAINSVRRKFGCTVKSFVTDNAANMKSMRQELSSEKDIITYGCAAHMLNLLANDLNIENVSKHVTQIIKYIRNNHQAGAIYKLSGGTKLPLPTETRWNSVCDSLEKYVNNRIY; translated from the exons ATGTCTCAAAAAACTGGGCGCAAATGTGATATGATTTGGTTAAAATATACACGAGTGACTGTTCCAGAAAGAAAGGGGTGTAGAGCAGTTTGTAATGCGTGTAGAAAAGAAATGGAAGGTCAAATTCAAAGGATGCATGAACATATAAAAAAGTGCAAGCAATCACAACCCCATGAAATTATGGATTCAATTGAAGATCAACAACTTCTTGAAG GTAACTCACCATCAACATCACAACAACAAATGAAAAGGTTCCAGCCCAATTCAACATCAGctgataaatatttgaaaattgatAAGTTTTTCACACAAACAAGCCTCAAAGAGAAAGATTTATTTGATCTGCAACTTGGTAGATTTATATACAGTACAAACTCTAGCTTCAGAACAGTTGAAcacaaagaatttaaaaaatttatcaatatgcTTCATCCAGGATACACTCTACCTAATAGAACTCAAATTGGAGGAGAAATATTAGATAGGGTTTACacagaagaaattgaaaaatgtaatgtattGAATGGGAAAATTGTAGCCATGTCTTTAGATGGCTGGAGTAATGAACCAATAGTTTGTATCTCTGTaattacagataaaattaacattttagtagAAACAATCAACACTTCTGGTCATTCACATACTGGTGAATATCTTACACAATTAGCAAAAGAAGCAATAAATTCTGTAAGACGTAAATTTGGATGCACAGTAAAAAGCTTTGTGACTGACAATGCAGCTAATATGAAATCAATGAGACAAGAACTGTCATCTGAAAAAGATATCATAACTTATGGGTGTGCTGCTCATATGCTGaatcttttagcaaatgatcttaacattgaaaatgtgAGCAAGCATgttacacaaataataaaatatataagaaataatcatCAAGCTGgagcaatttataaattaagcgGAGGAACAAAATTGCCACTTCCTACTGAAACTCGCTGGAATTCTGTATGTGATTCACttgaaaaatatgtcaacaacaggatttattaa